Genomic segment of Vulpes vulpes isolate BD-2025 chromosome 16, VulVul3, whole genome shotgun sequence:
AGCTTGTGTAGTTTCCTCCTCCTTGGTTTTCTTTCATAAGAGAGAAAaccctgggctgggggtggggagcagggggtgagAGGGAGCTTATGCTTATAAGCACTCTGAATGAGTTTCCAAAAGGTTTCTATGTCACAACGCAGCTCTGACATAAATATAACTAACTGTCTACAAGATGCTCTATGCTATTTAGGACTGGATGGATAGTAAGATTATTCAAGATtctggagtgattttttttttttaaagaagtagtgCAAATGATGCTTTCCcaatatttctgtaatatttcttaaatttctgtgACATAGTTTCCTTTTAGCCAATGACATCCATGTTTGGTGTATGCTTTCTGCCCGAGTATCTTAATATTTGAACAGACCAAGGGAAGATCCTAATTAGTCTGAAgatcttaaattttctttaatgaatgaGTTAAATAGGCAATTCACTCTCAGTGTGGTAAATCAAATACCAACGACACGTCACACATTTCACCAAACCATTTGATGTTTCCTCTAAAATTCCACAATCCTGatatattctttcattctctAATACATGATATAGGATTTTTATGCCCGAATCAAGAGTCTGCCTCTCCAAGCATTTGTCTAATTAGAACTAACATTCCAATTTTAATGCAGATGAATTAAGATCTGATATAAAAATTGGAGATGTCATATTAATTTCTAACCGAGAAACACTCTTCATCCTGAACTTTTATCATCAAGGTTTCTGTATAATTCATGAGGTTTACACTTTCAAATACTGCCTTAAAGATTAGTTCTTGGAGGAAAGCTCATGAGATGATTCCCATATGaagaacacaaatataaaatacttggAATTTTATTGACTATCATAAAACCATCAAttaccttgattttctttttcttacaaaggTTAATGCTGCTCTTAACCTTTAAAGCCATCCGAAGGTTTATATAAAGGCACTTCTAATATACAATGTAAAGGTAAATATTCCTTTCTCATTTAGCAATCTGATATTTTACTTTGTAGCCTGCAAGTGTGCTACTTAATAAATGCTAAAGTAAAATGTATTGCAAATTAAGATTATCCTAGGataattatacatttaatgcaaataGTTTGCACTGAAGTTTAGGAATAGAGTTTGCATTATAGATATTTGTATGAGTTTTTATTGTGATTTGTAGCAAGTTTCTCTCTTTCACTTCACCACTTTTTTAAGGAGTTAAAAACAAGTATAtttgaagaagacagaaaaaaataagaaggtagCAAAAATTGAAATACACCTAAGTTCCAAGAAATTCGGGGGGAAGGAGTTTTATCTAGGAATGCGGAATACTAAATTATATAGGAAAATTAGCAGTTTAAATCCAACACATTTAAGAAGATCCCAATGACAGAATGTCAGTGAAGAGATGTAGTACAGTGAATTGAAAGCCTTGCTAATTTTGGGTACGAGGAATCAAATCTGATGGGATGACCagacaatttccttttctttttttctttcatccgAAGCAAAGTAATTTTGCAATCACAGTTTTATCCcagatttgcttttcattttcaatcttGAAATCACTATCCATCCTTGGCAAAATCATCAACATCAGTAACAGATTTGGCAGTAACCATGTAGAAAATAGGACAAATATAGTATGGGTTTAAGCATGAGagatataaataagcaaaataatgaGAATGCATACCACGGTTATATTCATCGTCATCGTCTAACCAAACACACAGAATGAAAAGAGGAATCCCCAGAACGTGACACTAGAGCACAATGCCAAGATAAAAATCACTGCTAAGTCTGAGCATGACAAAGAAACAGATGGTCATGACCTCTTCtgcagggagggaaaaaaaaaaaaaaaagaataatgatacaAGACACTTAATAGCGAAATTGTTCATGACTGCTAAGATtcttggaagaaaaacaaaatgaagaagccGCTACaggaatgagataaaaaaaaaaaataatacatgtctaTGTTTGCCAGCCACATTGCAGAACTGAAGAGTCACCTGTGGTTTTCCGCTTAACACAGGAGAGATGAGTTGGTCTAGTATATTTGATAGCaggttttaaaatgaatttcctGGAGGGAGAGTGGGCCTGAACTTCTGTTTTTTTAGCAAGTTCAGCCTTCTTATAAACTGCTacgaataaaaaaaaacacaagaaaaagcaTACCATCAGGAGAAAATACACACTTGGAGCAAAACCGAACGACATTTCATAAATAATTAGTTACCACTGTTAGGAAGTTTCTTCTACAAAAGAGTAACAatgaatacaaaaacatttttaaagaagttattgTGAAATGaaccttttttccttctcacttcATCTCTGGAGACTGTGCTAGGTTCCtttttagctatttttctttcAGGAGTGGAAATTCTGCCTCTCCCGGTTTtaaaaggcttttcttttctatgtttcTCGAGAGATGGTCTCCGAGCTTCCTTTTCAGCTTTCTCCTCTTTAGGAATAGTTTCTAACTGTTCTGTCATGATGCTCCTATCATCATCTGCGGATCAAAGCAAAccatgacaacaacaacaacaacgaaagcATTAGTAACAGATGTACAAGATCCttcatatatttaacaaaatgcaGAACAGAGATAAAGGGacatttttaaactgtttaaaaCGAAAAAGAAATCGTTTTATTTGgaagtagaaaattaaaaaaaaaaaaaataatgcacacCTTGAGTGTCCACCCAGAGGCTGTCAGCATCCATGATGGAATCATCAATGGTGGTCTCGTCTTTGTAATCGTCATAGGTTTCCGTCTTATATTCTGAGAGTGCaacctcctctctctctggggAAGCTGGAGCCTCCGGGGAGCCATCCCTGGGCTCGGCCTGGGCTTCGGCGGCCTCATCGACGTGGAGCTCTTTGAGGTGGAGCTCTTCTCCGGCGCGGGGAGCCGGTCTCCTCTCCACCTCGGGCTGCTCTAGGGCTGCGAAGCGCACGCTGTGGGCGCCTGACTCCCCTTCGTCGGTGGTGGTTTGCACCACGGTGATAAAATCATCCTCGATGGTTACCACGGACTCGATCACCCCTTTGTGCTCGCCAGGGCAGGTCTCCACAAATTCCTCCCTGACCCCGGGGACGCCCAGGTCGGTGATCTGAAGGGTGTCGGAGCGGAAGAGCAGCTTGTCGTACTCTCCCTGGGCCTCGATCTCGTCTTCCTCGCTCCGGGCCTCTGCGGGCTCGATGCCGGCGGCTTCGGGCACCTGCTCTGGGACGTCGGAGGGTGTGACAGAGATATCTGGGGTCCCCTTGCTGTCCTCCTGTGGCTGCTGAATGAATTCCATCTGGACGTCGGCCCTCTCGTCCGGGGCCAGCTCGGCCTCTGAAACAGCAGGTGCACAGGGAATCTCCACAGACAATTTGATGGCGATCTCATCTTGGATCAGAGAGGACTCCGGGGACGTTTCCTTCTTGCCCTCGTCGGCTTTCAAGGACTCCATGGTGAGGCTCTCGTGCTCGCCACTGGACTCGTAGGACTCCTCCTTGTCCACAGCCTCCTGGTGCACCAGGTCAGGCTTGGCCACCTTCTCCTTGATCTCCGTCTCGCTGGCACGGGCGCCTTCCTTCACGGGGCCAAACTCGACACCCGGAGGCGCCAACGTGGAGGGGGCGAGATCCTGCCCGACCTCGGGGGGGAGCTCCGTCTCCTGTCCCCCATCTAGGGTCAGCCCCGCGGCCATCTGCCCGAAGTCGCTGATGTGAACATCCACGTGACCCTGGTCGGCTTTCTTTGCAACAAAATCCAGTTCTGGTGCAGCTTTCCTGGAAGGTTCGACCTCCCCGACCTCTGGCACTGAGCTGAGCCCTTTCTCAGCTGCCTCCGCTGCAGGAGGGGATGCATCTTTTGCTGCGGTCGGGGGGTGCTCGGAGATTGCTCCTAATCCAGACGCTTCGGCCTGGTCGCTGGCCTCTTCCGCTGCCCTGGAGTGTTCCTTTGCATCCGCATGTTCTTCACCCTTTTCTAGGACGGTATCCAGCTTATCACTGGCTTTCCTGTCCTGCTCCGACTCCCTAGCCGGGCCCGGCTTGTCACCAGGGACGTGCGGGGAGACCTCTTTCTCAGCCCCCAGCTCGTCTTTGACTCTGCCGGCAGCCGCCAGTTTTACTTCAATCAACGAGAGGTCCGTGGCGAGGTCTCTCCGCATCTTGTCATCGGGGCCTTCATAAAAGGACCCGCTGTCCCCGGACAGATTCTCGCTGTCTTGAACCGGCGACGGGAGCGGGACCGTGTACTTGTTGAACACACAGTAGCCCAGGTCTTCCAGCTGACTGTCCGTTTTAACCACGACGTGGTTCTCGTCGGTGACAGGGGGCAGGCCCGTACTGCCCTCCTCGGCCACAGCCTCCGATGGCACCGATTTCCTCCTGGCAACCTCGGCATCTGCGCTCACCGAAGCTAATCTGGACCTCGTGCCCGCCAGATCGAGCATCTCAGGCAGGTCAGGGGCCATGACGGTGCCATTTTTGTAATAATCTTTGGCGAGGAAAGGGGACTCACACGATGGCTCAACCGGAGCATTTTCCTCTCCCGGAGCCTTCCCCCCCTCTGGCTGTTCCTCCTCTTTGCTCTCTACCGGGAAACAAGGGGCTTTCTCCAGGGCAGGTGTGGTGGCCGGAAGGTAATCATCCCCTTCGTCCATACTTCCACTAGTGTTGGTCAGAATGTCAGAAGCCAGAGGAGAAAGATCGTGGCCCCGACCAAAGTTGAATCCGAGGGCTATGGAATCCAGGCAAGACATGGGCAAGTTGATCGACATGCTTCTTTGCTCTATTGCTGACCTCCCGCCAAGTCCGAGACTCCTGCTTAGCGTCAAGTCGTCCTTATTCTTACTGTGGAGATCCCTCTTCTCCCCATACACTTTTGGATCAATAGTAAACATCCTTTCTTGAGGAGAACTGGGTTCTTCGGGTAAATCGGCTGGATAACCCTGTGCAAGAGTGCTGTACCCTGCTTCTTGCGCTGCggccctgggctggggctctTGGCCGGCCTCAAGTCCCTTGTCGCCGTTTTTACACACGGGAGACACGGTATCCAAAGACTCTAGGGCACTTTCTCTTGTGTCGCTTAGTTCGTAGTAATCACTGCCCGGCTGGATGCTCTTTGTCACGTCTTCTTTCAAGGCAGATGTTTCGAAATACTTGGACATTCCTGACTTATCTTCATAAAATGGCATGTCAAGCTCAGCTGATGTTGCAGCCCCAGCCCCTTCAACCTTAGTGTCTTTGCCCAcaactttttcttcaaaaaggtCCTGGGTTGCACTCTTCTCACTTGCTGCAGCTGGTTCGGTCACGACTTTCTCCAGGGTCGTGGAGGTCATGGCTGAATCGGTTACTGCTTGTTCCAAACCGACAGGGAATAATAATGCGTCTGTGGTAGGCTCTTGgcctttctgttcttcttttgAGAGGGCGTGCTCCATGCAGGGCTGAATGatgcctgtttctccatctgtcaGTTTTGGGGGCTCACTGTCTTTTGGCATGGCTTCTTTGTCAGAAACGGTTGTTTTTTCCTCAAGCTTTGGCTGAGACTCCTTGTCAGTAGGTGTAGCTTCCTGCTCTTTTTTCTGTGCGCTCTCTGGCTTGATCGCCCCTTTTTCCTCTCCCAAAACTTTCTCTGGGACACCTTCTTCCACAGTTGGAATGAGGGCATCTTTGGGTAAGGTGGTTGCCTCTGAGGCTGGTGCTTCTGCCACTTTGTCGGGTTTATCCTTAGGGGGCTCTTCAGCTTTAGAACTATCTTTGGCAGGTGCTGGGCCACTGGtttcttccagaaattttttGTCATCTGGCTGTAAAAAGGCAGGGGCAAAGGGTGATGCTTCTGCAACGATTTCATTCTTCATGACATCTAAAGGAAGAGTGAAGCTTCCCGCCTGAAAGGGACTTGGCATGGGAGAATCAAActgtttcccttcccattttGGGATGTCCTCAAGTACATCTTTTCCCTTCATGGGTGTTAGGGGGCCGGGTGAGATGGGAGCAGCTAAACCCCACTCGTCCTTTTTTGCTTCTGTTGGCATTTCGATGAACCAGTCCTTTTGCTCTTTTGGAGTGGGGGGCTCTGCAGAGAGGCCAATACCAGGCACCACTAGGCTCGGTTCTGTCTTCTGTTTCATGTCTTCCAGCCCGGCACCAAGAGGCTGCCCAAACAGAGTGGGAGgtgctctttcttcttctgtgccTTGCATGTCCTTTGTGTCAGGGGAAGTTTTCGTTGTCTCAGGCTGAGAAACTAAGGCAGCATGTTTGAGGTCTTCACCAGGCTTACTTTGTTTCTCTGACTCCTTGTCTTTCTTGTCTAATGGCTCAGCTGGAGAAGGAGTCAATTCCTGTTGATCATGGAACTCCATCTTCGAGGCTGGAAATAAACCTGAAGTAATTGGGTTGATTTTTAAACAGATAATAGGCAAGTGCTTTCAGGCAGTaagcttaaaattatattttgaaatgacaaatgaATGGTAGGGTAAGAAAACAAAACGAAACTATGGAACATGCAAGCATGCTACCcgtttaaaaattaacatgaaaatgTCAGGATCGAGATATATTTGTACTACTGCTGAAATGGACTGCTGTTGCGAATCAATGCATACAGGAATTGTGTATTTTGAATACTCTTTGCTCCTCTGTTTGGGTTCTCCTAAATAGTATGTAATGTGTACggtagtagaaaaaaaaattcatgtgcCTTCTACATAAATGACAAATTAAGGAACATTGAATCAGTAATATTTagatacaaaaatactttaaGGACTAAATATGAAAAACGGATGAATGTCCACTGAGCTTTTTCATTTGTGTTGTCATTTGAAAATGAACTGGCAGGCCAAGGGCAGAAGGCTAATTAATCCATAGTAAGTATTCATAGTTTCAATTAACTTGATTTACAAATGCCAGGACCAATTTTTTGAGCATTGAAAAGTTACTGGCATAATTTTTTAAGGAGTCATCTGAGATTAAATTTCaggaatataaatatttgctattaacTTTATGTGATATGACCTAAAAAATTGACAAGGCAGTTTCTACCACAAATTCAAAATTCTTAATCCCGAATCATCAGCTGACCTTACGACAGATGTAAGAAAATCTGAATTATATTGTTAATACTGAGAGGTCATgtgaatacaaattttaaaaagagccgATCTTTATAATATCTTTCTCTCCCTGGTCATGACCTTGTGATCGATGGTGAGGCACTAACTGTGGCTTCAGAGATACTTCATAGAAATTAAGtggctctttatttttgtttgttcaccAATGCAAAAGGTTTCAGAGTCTCACTTGTGTTTTAAGGTCACAGGTATTTTGTTGTGGTCATTGGAGCTAAATGTAATTATCTGgaaaaaatttgggaaaaaataataaaattcagtcATCGCTCAAAGAGCAAGTGTATGGATCATCATTACCTTATATACTTGTGTGTCCTGTTGtaacaatagaaaagaaatacttcATGAACTTCTAATAAAGGTTAGATGGATGAAAACTCAAGAGATATGATGATGGTCAAAGACGTTGGCTGCCATGGAGAGGAAATGGTATGAGAAGCATCAGCAGGAGCTTTTAGGAAAACCAAACCAGAATTCATTGAAGCATAAAAAATATAGCACGTTGCGGttgcaaacaaaaacaattctaCCATTTAAGCCTCTGTGTGCCAAAATCCGAGTCTACGATTTGAAAGAAAAGCATATGAATCGCTgtcccaaaaataaaaataaaaatatacatgtattagCAATGTGGCTGGCAAACACTTGGAGATGGGAGGGGGGCGGACAAAAAGCTCACACAGCATCGTCAGCCTGGCTGCAAAGCGTATTGTATCATggcaaaataaaaccaagaatcagCTGCAGCAGTGGAAGACCTAGCTGCCACACAGCACCTGTGCAAGCCACACTCTGCTCATTAAACCTACAACAtcggtctcaggatcatgagaagACCAAGCCATGGAATAGCATTGGAAAGGCATCAGGTTGGTAAGCTGCTGGAGAGATCATTTGCAACAGAACACATGCAAATCCTAGGAAAGACACACCTTCCCTGGCAGAGGAAGGGATTGTTACTTCTGGAGACACCTCGGTGACCTCTTTTACACTTTTCTCCTGTGGGGCCCCTGCTGGGGCACTCTCTTCAGGAGCTATGTGGGCCTCCACACTAGACTCCGCTGGGCCCTCACTGAGGCCCTGGGGTTGGTCTGAGGCCTTGGCAGCCCCGCACTCTTTCCCAGGAAGAGTGGCAGGTGTCTCTTCCTCAGCCATTGTTCCCTCTAGCGTTTCTTCTTCTTAGGGATGAAAAAGATGTTGACATCACGACCACAGAACAATACACGAAATGGCAGAAATACTATTCAAGGAACACTTTCAGCTCCATTACATCAACCTCACGAGAACCTCTTTTACCATTTGGACGAACAGATTAATATTCTGATGCAACGTGCATTATGTATTGCTTGGGAAATTATTCTATATAATCTGCTAATAATGATGCCTTTTACAGTCTCGTTAAAaggctatttattttaaaacttgagaGCTGAAAGGGTTTTATTGCTCTACTACCCTTAGTGGAAATGGCAGTAAGTTGCACACATGTAGGAAGCTTGCTGGAAATAAGAGATGGTGCTGCTGGATAACAGATGGTTATGAAAAGACAGATGCATTGATGTACTGAAAGAAACCTTTAAATTTGCTAGACATGTGCTGTTTTCTCCAATGCAGTAAGCCCCTACATATGAATTTCTGattactttatttaaaacatgCAAACTTTAGTAAAGAATCTTTTGGAATAAAAAACACCCGGCTTCAAAATGAGAGCCATCAACTACCCTAACAGTTTTCATGGAACCCACAAACACTATCTTATTTAGTATTCAGAGGCAAAAGTATTtagtatttaaagtaataaattatattttgatataatttatgtatgtaatatttttaaggcAAAAGACTTCCTCactcaatttattttatcttcattgcATTCCATGATATGGGAGACTATGAAAATTTCAAGGAgtaagcaaaatattttgaaaagcaaggTCTGGGTAAAAGGTAATCTTACCACTGAAAAAAGTCTAAGGACCTCTGGGACACAGCTGTTACCATATTGCTTACACCCTTGAAATACCAATAATTAGTTCATGTATAGTTCCCCTTGATCCTGAATAAGAAACTGTGCCCATTACCTGGAAAGTCTTATTGTGCAATTCAAAACCAAACCACGGAGATAACTGAATGGCAACCAAACTGCCAAAATATCTTCCCAAAGGATGTATATCACGtggaaaaatgttaacaattaaaatgtaaaatgaacacTTATGAAGGCCATGAATTATCGTGTTCATTTGCTTCTCATTTTGCACTTCAAATGCCAgtaaaataaatcccattttattGCTTAAGAAATTAGAGGGAAATATATAAGCTGTTTTATAGTTCTACAAATGAAAGGTTCTTATGAAACATTGTTTAAATGGCCTGGTGAGAAAGACTACAGATGGAAAGGAAAGGGATTTTCTTTTGTAAGAGATACTAAAACTCCTAGGCAAGGGATGGGGGAAGAAAGGACTGCTTCATCtattccctccaccccccatttAGCACTCAGGGactttcatttttgtcatttagTTACataagtaacattaaaaaaattcaaactccAAATTATTATTAAGGCCATTTTTGTAATTACAGACGAGACTTCTACTATAGCTGCTTTACTAATGTCACCCTCTTGGGTAAAGTCTAATCAAGTCAatcaatttattttccaaatccaTGTAACCTTTTGgctttccatttcctcattttgtaTAAATCATGTTTATTTCCACTACACTCGTTTCTCATTCGAAATTCCCcatctttttcttaattgttaTTAAGTTTACACTATTAGAAGGACTTATTTTTTACCATGGgttatatttctcttttagaGTGTCTGAGCCATTGGTGCTCTTTGTTTTCCAAAGGATCCTTGAAGACGTTTATTATCATGAATGTAGTTGGAAAGAATGTTTGTTCCCCATTGCCTTGGAACTATCTGCCCTTATGTTAAATACGGTCCTGTATGAAAATAAACTCTTCATGCACACAAGTGCACTTTTCTCTATTTGAAAATAAGCTCTTCACCTCCACAAAATGTGTTTTGgctctatttttgttttcctttacaaAGCTACCTAGTTAGAAAGAGGTAAATTTCAGCCCACTGCCCTCATCACGGCCAGGTATATACACTAGGGTCTGTTAGTTTTATGAGGCTGGAATGACAAAGGTTTTGGATCACTGCTTTCACTTTAGCCCAGGTATATTGATGTGAGCCAATATTTATTCACCTAGGGGGAGCCTCTGTAGTTTCTGTAGATGATTAAATGATTTGGAGAAATATATTCATTCTGTAACATGCATTCTGCCCAACACAGATTCACgatctttctcttttaaagagcTATCGTATTGACATGCTCCTAAAAATGGTTGATTCTATTTAAGTCTGGCCCTAGTAATATTCTGTatccaaggaggaaaaaaactatATAGTACATAGAGGACTACATACAGAGTCCTCTTCTTCAGTTTGAGTTAAGAGGATATATTCTTCCCCCACTGATTTATTTTCAGGGAGCAGAAAGGAGTCATACTTTTACTGAActctttttgatttcttcccATCCCTTTCCCCTTTTTGGCGTTCTTTTCAGAAGTAattatatagaaaagaaaatacccaTATGCCTCAAATGAGGTATTTGGCCAGACATCTAAACTATATAGGGACGTCACTTTCATATGGAAAAAACAGGCTcctttccctcccaccccacatcCGAAGGTACGCTGAGTATGATGCATGTGGTCAAAGCtgcaggctggggaggaggagcaaaaGGGGACCATGCTTGGTTCACCTTTCTCCTGGCCTAAGTGGGCCTCTGCACTCTGCGCTGGGACACTGGGGAGCACACTAGAGGTAGTCCATTGTGAGCTGAACAAAGGATGCTCATAGTACTCCTCATCGGAATTGGAAGGGTCATCATCAGGCACAGACACCGAGATGGAGGGGGCTAGGAGTCTACGCCTCTCCCCGCTGGTGGCAGGTTCGTGGCTGGGGAACCTGTGTAGAGGACCCACTTGATCCTCAGCCCCTTCATCTACAAACAGACACATAGGAAGAAACTGCAGGGAAAACTGGACAAGACAGACACAAGATCAGACGGACGAGACAAACACCTACACGAAGACATGACGGGTCACAGAGGTAGCACAGTGGGATGGAGGGGAATTAGCCAGACCAAGCTGATGGAGGATGGGAGGCAGTGAATGTTTCATGCATCAGTAGGCACTGAATTTACACTATCCCTTAGGTAACCTTGCCattgatttaaataaatcaaaGGCACTAACACCCTTTACTGCATAATACAAATTATCTATACACTCCCCTCCAACAAGTCAGAAtaacccaaacaaaaaacaaaccaaaaaacccccactGAAATAGAAACAAAGCATTACAGTACAGACACATTATTTGGAAGAAATTCTTTCAAGTAGACTCTTTTCATGCTTCTGTCAATATATTTataagttaaaaaagaagaaaggcgtTAGGACCTGATGCTTTACAATTATAAGGGAAAACAGTCCTGTATGAAGCACAACCTTAATTATCTAGGATGGTCACATAGTTAGCATTTTGGTTAATTTAAGTTTTTGTTAATGACTTTTACcagaaaaccatttttaattcCAGGCcggttaaaaaaaatctacagtagTGCATTCTTCTTCTTGTTAAGGAGAGTACAGTAGCCTAGCTCTTTCCTTGGGTGCCAAAGACTAGGGGCATCCTTTTGAACACTGGTTTTCATGGTTTTAAGAGAGTCCCTAATAAtataaactcattttcttttctttttcttctgaaagttGAAAAGAGATACAATCACCTGACAATTATTTCTACAGAGCTGGCTTCAGATTCACCAAGACTTTATTCTATGTGGTTTCATTTACACCtctggttgtttttgtatttcaaaCTCTCGCTGCATATTTCTCATTGAAATGCTAACATAAATACTCTCATTTCTGCCTTTCCAGTGACTTGGCTTAGAAATCTGccttatttaaatatatctccTTAAATACACAAGGGAAGGTAAGTCTGCTTAGCACTTGGATTCTGGTATATTTCAATGAGCTTTAAGGATGATGGCAACAAACAATATTTGGCTTCTAATGTGGTACAGAAACTACATCTCGGGCCTATATAACAGGTTCCAGGATTTGCTAATcattatgatttatttacttttatttagaaataatttccaaatttccTAACTTTCAATaataagaattattaaaatgtattaaaagtcTGTGTatccaatttttatttctatcaaaaTTTAAGCAGGCAGATTAtagcatttatttgaaaatgtactgTATCGTTAGGGCAGTATCTTATTTTCAGCAACCAAGTGCTAACAAcctgaaataaatttgaaatcgTAAAGGTATGAAAATAATATCTCGTAGAGGGAATACTTTTAATCTCTTGAGCACATTATTTACTGATTGTTCCATGCTATTTTTTCCTGGATGGCTGCTCAGAACTTTTTCAGCCATCATGCTTATTATATCATGGGATAGCAGAAGCCTAAAATTACATTTGATATTCTTAGTT
This window contains:
- the MAP2 gene encoding microtubule-associated protein 2 isoform X20 → MADDRKDEAKAPHWTSTQLTEASAHPHPPEIKDQGGAGEGLVRSANGFPYREDEEGAFGEHGSQSTYSDTKENGINGELTSADRETAEEVSARIVQVVTAEAVAVLKGEQEKEAQHKDQPAALPLAAEETANLPPSPPPSPASEQTVPVEEGLFPASKMEFHDQQELTPSPAEPLDKKDKESEKQSKPGEDLKHAALVSQPETTKTSPDTKDMQGTEEERAPPTLFGQPLGAGLEDMKQKTEPSLVVPGIGLSAEPPTPKEQKDWFIEMPTEAKKDEWGLAAPISPGPLTPMKGKDVLEDIPKWEGKQFDSPMPSPFQAGSFTLPLDVMKNEIVAEASPFAPAFLQPDDKKFLEETSGPAPAKDSSKAEEPPKDKPDKVAEAPASEATTLPKDALIPTVEEGVPEKVLGEEKGAIKPESAQKKEQEATPTDKESQPKLEEKTTVSDKEAMPKDSEPPKLTDGETGIIQPCMEHALSKEEQKGQEPTTDALLFPVGLEQAVTDSAMTSTTLEKVVTEPAAASEKSATQDLFEEKVVGKDTKVEGAGAATSAELDMPFYEDKSGMSKYFETSALKEDVTKSIQPGSDYYELSDTRESALESLDTVSPVCKNGDKGLEAGQEPQPRAAAQEAGYSTLAQGYPADLPEEPSSPQERMFTIDPKVYGEKRDLHSKNKDDLTLSRSLGLGGRSAIEQRSMSINLPMSCLDSIALGFNFGRGHDLSPLASDILTNTSGSMDEGDDYLPATTPALEKAPCFPVESKEEEQPEGGKAPGEENAPVEPSCESPFLAKDYYKNGTVMAPDLPEMLDLAGTRSRLASVSADAEVARRKSVPSEAVAEEGSTGLPPVTDENHVVVKTDSQLEDLGYCVFNKYTVPLPSPVQDSENLSGDSGSFYEGPDDKMRRDLATDLSLIEVKLAAAGRVKDELGAEKEVSPHVPGDKPGPARESEQDRKASDKLDTVLEKGEEHADAKEHSRAAEEASDQAEASGLGAISEHPPTAAKDASPPAAEAAEKGLSSVPEVGEVEPSRKAAPELDFVAKKADQGHVDVHISDFGQMAAGLTLDGGQETELPPEVGQDLAPSTLAPPGVEFGPVKEGARASETEIKEKVAKPDLVHQEAVDKEESYESSGEHESLTMESLKADEGKKETSPESSLIQDEIAIKLSVEIPCAPAVSEAELAPDERADVQMEFIQQPQEDSKGTPDISVTPSDVPEQVPEAAGIEPAEARSEEDEIEAQGEYDKLLFRSDTLQITDLGVPGVREEFVETCPGEHKGVIESVVTIEDDFITVVQTTTDEGESGAHSVRFAALEQPEVERRPAPRAGEELHLKELHVDEAAEAQAEPRDGSPEAPASPEREEVALSEYKTETYDDYKDETTIDDSIMDADSLWVDTQDDDRSIMTEQLETIPKEEKAEKEARRPSLEKHRKEKPFKTGRGRISTPERKIAKKEPSTVSRDEVRRKKAVYKKAELAKKTEVQAHSPSRKFILKPAIKYTRPTHLSCVKRKTTATGGESSQASSVFKQAKDKVSDGVTKSPEKRSSLPRPSSILPPRRGVSGDRDENSFSLNSSISSSARRTTRSEPIRRAGKSGTSTPTTPGSTAITPGTPPSYSSRTPGTPGTPSYPRTPHTPGTPKSAILVPSEKKVAIIRTPPKSPATPKQLRLINQPLPDLKNVKSKIGSTDNIKYQPKGGQVQIVTKKIDLSHVTSKCGSLKNIRHRPGGGRVKIESVKLDFKEKAQAKVGSLDNAHHVPGGGNVKIDSQKLNFREHAKARVDHGAEIITQSPGRSSVASPRRLSNVSSSGSINLLESPQLATLAEDVTAALAKQGL